DNA from Pseudomonas putida:
TGACGCCACCGAAGGCAGAGCCTTTCCAGCTGCGGCCGGTGACCAGCTGGAACGGCCGGGTGGAAATCTCCTTACCGGCACCCGCCACACCGATGACGATAGACTGGCCCCAGCCACGGTGGGCCGATTCCAGGGCCGCGCGCATCACATTGACGTTGCCGATGCACTCGAAGGTGTGATCGATACCCCAGCCGCTCATCTCCACCAGCACTTGCTGAATTGGTTTGTCGTGGTCGTTCGGGTTGACGCAGTCGGTGGCGCCGAAGGCGCGGGCCAATTCGAACTTGGCCGGGTTGGTGTCGATGGCGATGATGCGTCCGGCCTTGGCTTGGCGCGCCCCCTGGATCACCGCAAGGCCAATGCCGCCCAGCCCGAACACGGCGACCGAGTCTCCCGGCTGCACCTTGGCCGTGTTGTGCACGGCACCGATGCCCGTGGTGACGCCGCAGCCCAGCAGGCAGACATGCTCGTGGTTGGCGTTGGGGTTGATCTTGGCCAGCGAGACTTCGGCTACAACGGTGTACTCGCTGAAGGTCGAGCAGCCCATGTAGTGGAAGATCGGTTGGCCCTTGTAGGAAAAACGCGTCGTCCCGTCCGGCATCAGGCCTTTGCCCTGGGTGGCGCGAACGGCCACGCACAGGTTGGTCTTGCCAGACTTGCAGAACAGGCATTCACCGCATTCGGCGGTGTAGAGCGGGATGACATGGTCGCCGGGCTTGAGGCTGGTCACGCCTTCGCCGACCTCCATGACCACGCCGGCGCCTTCGTGGCCGAGCACGGCAGGGAATACCCCCTCAGGGTCGTCGCCGGAGAGG
Protein-coding regions in this window:
- a CDS encoding S-(hydroxymethyl)glutathione dehydrogenase/class III alcohol dehydrogenase, with the translated sequence MMKSRAAVAFEPGKPLEIVEIDVAPPRKGEVLVRISHTGVCHTDAFTLSGDDPEGVFPAVLGHEGAGVVMEVGEGVTSLKPGDHVIPLYTAECGECLFCKSGKTNLCVAVRATQGKGLMPDGTTRFSYKGQPIFHYMGCSTFSEYTVVAEVSLAKINPNANHEHVCLLGCGVTTGIGAVHNTAKVQPGDSVAVFGLGGIGLAVIQGARQAKAGRIIAIDTNPAKFELARAFGATDCVNPNDHDKPIQQVLVEMSGWGIDHTFECIGNVNVMRAALESAHRGWGQSIVIGVAGAGKEISTRPFQLVTGRSWKGSAFGGVKGRSQLPGMVEQAMRGEIELAPFVTHTMGLEDINKAFDLMHQGKSIRTVIHFD